In a single window of the Acetivibrio clariflavus DSM 19732 genome:
- the murG gene encoding undecaprenyldiphospho-muramoylpentapeptide beta-N-acetylglucosaminyltransferase — MKVLISGGGTAGHINPGIAIAKYIKSKNPDCEILFVGTQKGLETKLVPRENFELKLIKVRGFKRKLSLDTLVAIKELFQGLHEARSVIKQFKPDIVIGTGGYVCGPVVFNAARMGIPTLIHEQNAFPGVTNKLLSRFVDRVAISFKESEKFFKNKKKVVFTGNPIRGELLNTDRKAAREKLQIEKDKTFVVVFGGSRGAEPINNTVCEFISQHKDEKDFHLLFATGEAQYDKIVKRLGNFNSQYIKVVPYIYNMADVMAAADLVVCRAGAITLSELTALGVPSILIPSPYVTANHQEYNARALEKQGAAIVILEKKLNHSIFYEQVSNLLRDRNKLKSMAENSKKMGITNASEKIYGIIEELLKV; from the coding sequence TTGAAGGTTTTAATCAGCGGGGGAGGTACAGCGGGACACATAAACCCGGGAATTGCAATTGCAAAGTACATAAAAAGTAAAAATCCCGATTGTGAAATATTGTTTGTAGGAACCCAAAAAGGTCTTGAAACTAAGCTGGTTCCAAGAGAGAATTTTGAGCTTAAACTTATAAAAGTAAGAGGTTTTAAAAGAAAACTGTCTCTTGATACTTTAGTAGCCATAAAAGAGTTGTTTCAAGGATTACATGAGGCAAGAAGTGTAATAAAACAGTTTAAACCCGATATAGTTATCGGAACCGGGGGGTATGTATGCGGCCCGGTGGTTTTTAATGCTGCAAGAATGGGAATACCTACATTGATACATGAGCAGAATGCTTTTCCAGGTGTCACAAATAAGTTGCTTTCCCGATTTGTTGACAGGGTAGCTATAAGCTTTAAGGAGTCGGAAAAGTTTTTCAAAAACAAAAAAAAGGTTGTTTTCACAGGGAACCCAATACGTGGTGAACTGCTTAATACAGACAGGAAAGCGGCAAGAGAAAAACTTCAGATTGAAAAAGATAAAACCTTTGTAGTGGTTTTTGGAGGCAGCCGGGGGGCGGAACCGATAAACAACACAGTGTGCGAGTTTATTTCACAACATAAAGACGAGAAGGATTTTCATTTGCTGTTTGCTACCGGAGAAGCTCAGTATGACAAAATAGTTAAAAGGCTTGGTAATTTTAATTCCCAATATATAAAGGTGGTTCCGTATATCTATAATATGGCGGATGTGATGGCGGCAGCGGATCTGGTGGTGTGCAGAGCCGGGGCAATTACTTTAAGTGAATTGACAGCTTTGGGTGTTCCTTCAATTCTGATACCCTCACCTTATGTAACGGCAAATCACCAGGAGTACAATGCAAGAGCTCTCGAGAAGCAGGGGGCAGCTATTGTTATATTGGAAAAAAAACTAAATCACAGTATTTTTTATGAGCAGGTAAGCAATTTGCTGAGGGATAGAAATAAGCTTAAGAGTATGGCTGAAAACTCAAAAAAGATGGGAATTACAAATGCCAGTGAAAAGATATACGGTATTATCGAGGAATTGCTTAAAGTTTGA
- the mraY gene encoding phospho-N-acetylmuramoyl-pentapeptide-transferase produces MFIVSFFLTLAMGPVFIPFLTKLKFGQTVRDDGPQSHLKKTGTPTMGGFIFLVPMIVLSLFYARYDRQILPVALVTIGFGLVGFIDDFIKVVKKRKDGLYWNQKMLGLLLVAVVFSFYVSRSGIGTDIIIPLLGMEKTIDLAWFFIPFTVLVLIASTNAVNITDGLDGLCAGITLIVTLFFSVVAMTRSEWEYIKIFSSILSGGCLAFLAYNAHPAKVFMGDMGSLALGGAVGAIAIVMKLPLILFVAGAIYVVEALSVIIQVASFKLTGKRVFKMAPIHHHFELSGWKEVKVVYVFWTITLILSIVSLLALGIKFY; encoded by the coding sequence ATGTTTATAGTGAGTTTTTTTCTTACACTGGCTATGGGACCTGTTTTTATTCCATTTCTGACCAAATTGAAGTTTGGCCAGACTGTTAGAGATGACGGGCCGCAGTCCCATTTAAAAAAGACAGGGACACCAACCATGGGGGGATTTATTTTTTTAGTTCCCATGATTGTATTGTCACTTTTTTATGCCAGATATGACAGACAAATATTGCCCGTTGCACTGGTCACAATTGGTTTTGGATTAGTTGGCTTTATAGATGATTTTATTAAAGTGGTGAAAAAGAGAAAAGATGGACTTTACTGGAACCAAAAGATGTTGGGACTTCTCCTCGTAGCTGTTGTCTTTTCGTTTTATGTGTCAAGGTCAGGGATAGGTACTGATATAATAATTCCTTTACTTGGGATGGAAAAGACAATAGATTTGGCATGGTTTTTTATACCTTTTACCGTATTAGTGCTTATTGCATCTACAAATGCAGTTAATATTACCGATGGGTTGGACGGCTTATGTGCAGGTATCACACTTATTGTAACTCTTTTCTTTTCTGTAGTTGCCATGACAAGAAGTGAGTGGGAGTACATAAAAATTTTCAGTTCAATACTTTCCGGAGGCTGCCTTGCATTTTTAGCTTACAATGCTCATCCGGCAAAAGTGTTTATGGGCGATATGGGCTCATTGGCACTTGGCGGAGCTGTTGGTGCGATTGCCATAGTAATGAAATTGCCTTTGATACTGTTTGTTGCGGGAGCAATATACGTTGTTGAAGCACTGTCGGTTATTATTCAGGTGGCAAGTTTCAAGCTTACCGGAAAAAGAGTTTTTAAGATGGCACCGATACATCACCACTTTGAGCTTTCAGGATGGAAGGAAGTAAAAGTTGTATATGTATTTTGGACTATTACATTGATTTTAAGTATTGTCAGTTTGTTGGCTCTTGGAATAAAGTTCTACTAG
- the rsmH gene encoding 16S rRNA (cytosine(1402)-N(4))-methyltransferase RsmH, which produces MEFEHKPVLFEECIENLDIKPDGVYVDGTLGGAGHSSGIYEKLSEKGILVGIDQDEFALETSKKRLLAQKGKGSLIFANTNFINIKDVCKQNGIEAVDGILLDLGVSSHQLDEGERGFSYNKDAPLDMRMDRRQKLTAETIVNEYSKEEIKKIIKEYGEEKWASRIADFIAERRKTKRIETTGELVEIIKAAIPSSARREGPHPAKRTFQALRIAVNDELGVLAKTIEDGVKLLKPGGRFCIITFHSLEDRIVKNEFNKYINPCTCPSSFPVCICGKKKTAEAVHRKPIQPKAEEVEANPRARSAKLRVLKKM; this is translated from the coding sequence ATGGAGTTTGAGCATAAGCCGGTACTTTTTGAGGAATGTATTGAAAATCTCGATATAAAACCTGATGGAGTATATGTTGACGGCACCCTTGGAGGTGCGGGACATTCTTCAGGAATATATGAAAAACTAAGTGAAAAAGGTATTTTGGTAGGAATAGATCAGGACGAGTTTGCTCTGGAGACATCCAAAAAAAGATTACTGGCTCAAAAAGGAAAAGGCTCATTAATATTTGCAAATACAAACTTTATCAACATTAAAGATGTGTGTAAACAAAATGGGATTGAAGCTGTGGATGGAATTCTTTTGGATCTGGGAGTTTCTTCACATCAGCTGGACGAAGGAGAAAGAGGTTTTAGTTATAACAAAGATGCGCCATTGGATATGAGGATGGACAGAAGACAAAAATTAACGGCAGAAACTATTGTTAATGAATACAGTAAAGAAGAAATAAAGAAAATAATAAAAGAGTATGGAGAAGAAAAATGGGCATCCAGAATAGCAGACTTTATAGCTGAGAGGAGAAAGACAAAGAGAATTGAGACAACGGGTGAATTGGTTGAAATAATTAAGGCAGCTATACCGAGTTCAGCCAGAAGAGAAGGACCTCATCCAGCAAAGCGTACTTTTCAGGCATTGAGGATAGCTGTAAATGATGAACTTGGTGTTCTTGCCAAAACCATTGAGGATGGTGTGAAGCTGCTCAAACCCGGAGGAAGGTTTTGTATAATTACATTTCATTCTCTGGAGGACAGAATAGTAAAAAATGAGTTTAACAAATATATCAATCCGTGTACATGTCCTTCTTCCTTTCCGGTTTGTATATGCGGAAAGAAAAAGACAGCGGAAGCAGTACACAGAAAACCAATACAACCCAAAGCAGAGGAAGTAGAAGCTAATCCGAGAGCAAGAAGTGCAAAGCTCAGGGTGCTTAAAAAAATGTAA
- the mraZ gene encoding division/cell wall cluster transcriptional repressor MraZ, with amino-acid sequence MFYGEYQHSIDVKGRVIMPSKFRDGLGEKFIVTKGLDNCLFVYSLEEWSNLEAKLKSLPFTDKDVRAFVRFFFAGATECETDKQGRILIPQNLREYAGLEKDVYIIGVSTRVEIWDKAKWENYSSDENMSPDNIAEKMAMLGI; translated from the coding sequence TTGTTTTACGGTGAGTACCAGCATTCAATTGATGTAAAAGGTCGAGTTATAATGCCATCCAAGTTTAGGGATGGGCTTGGTGAAAAGTTTATTGTAACCAAAGGCCTTGATAATTGTTTGTTTGTGTATTCACTGGAAGAATGGAGTAACCTCGAAGCCAAACTTAAATCCCTTCCCTTCACCGATAAGGATGTCAGAGCATTTGTAAGATTTTTCTTTGCAGGAGCTACTGAATGTGAAACGGACAAGCAGGGAAGAATATTAATACCTCAAAATTTAAGAGAATATGCAGGATTAGAAAAAGACGTTTATATCATAGGAGTATCCACCAGAGTGGAAATATGGGACAAGGCTAAATGGGAAAACTACTCAAGTGATGAAAACATGAGTCCGGATAATATTGCTGAGAAAATGGCAATGCTCGGAATATAG
- a CDS encoding PASTA domain-containing penicillin-binding protein, producing MYFGGNSVAGPSVTMKKRLIFLMLSFSVLIFALIVRVGWIQIVKGEWYQKMAYEQQNRDREITPRRGTIYDRNMNPLAISATVERIVVNPQDFEKLEESRKEEIAEKLAQILELKKEDVLKKIKRDSCYEIIKKQVEKEVGNEIRKWIKEEGIIGIYIDEDTKRYYPQNNLAAHVIGFTGADNQGLSGIEAVMEKYLKGIPGKILSETDVSGRYVSFSEEKRINPQDGLNVVLTIDENIQYIASNALDKAISDNKVLNGAIAIVMDPRNGDILAMVSKPDFDLNNPRSAPPGENPETWNGYSAEGVEKLSRTVWRNKCVMDTYEPGSTFKAITTAAGLEEGVVTPDTMTSDHTINISGHNINCWKPNAHGVETFREAVYNSCNPAFVKVAQGLGIEKFYKYLRAFGFFDKTGISLPGEATSIFQPKFTEIDMAVASFGQRFQISPIQLISAYSAIANGGKLMKPRIVKELVDADGNVVEKFEPEVVRNVISQKTSETLRDILEGVVSEGTGRNAYVKGYRVAGKTGTSETLKKGVYIASFAGIAPADNPAICVLVAFDNPTGDSYYGGVVAAPVAGKIIEDTLNYLGVERRYNEKDLEMMAEEVVVPDIRDMTVEEAKKILKEKGLEWKIEGDNKANDAIVKQQTPRAGAKIAKNSVVITYTYTPETEKMVKVPDLSMKTVDEATRALNDAGLNIKVNGLGNAMAQSVEAGAEVTVGSVIEVEFRYLDTH from the coding sequence ATGTATTTTGGAGGGAACAGTGTGGCAGGTCCTAGTGTAACAATGAAAAAAAGGCTTATATTTCTGATGCTGAGCTTTTCTGTACTCATATTTGCCCTTATCGTTAGGGTGGGATGGATACAGATTGTTAAAGGTGAATGGTATCAGAAAATGGCGTATGAACAACAAAATCGCGACAGGGAAATAACTCCAAGGCGGGGGACTATCTATGACAGGAATATGAATCCTTTAGCCATAAGTGCTACTGTTGAGCGTATTGTTGTAAATCCGCAGGACTTTGAAAAGCTGGAGGAAAGCAGAAAAGAAGAAATAGCCGAAAAACTTGCACAAATACTTGAACTTAAAAAAGAAGATGTACTGAAAAAGATAAAAAGGGATTCATGTTATGAAATTATAAAAAAGCAGGTGGAAAAAGAGGTTGGAAATGAAATAAGAAAGTGGATTAAAGAGGAAGGTATAATAGGAATATATATAGACGAGGACACCAAAAGGTATTATCCTCAAAATAATTTGGCTGCCCATGTTATAGGTTTTACCGGTGCAGATAATCAGGGACTTTCAGGAATAGAAGCAGTAATGGAGAAGTATCTTAAAGGGATACCGGGGAAAATATTAAGCGAGACCGATGTAAGCGGACGGTATGTATCTTTTTCGGAAGAGAAGCGTATTAATCCGCAGGACGGACTCAATGTTGTACTTACTATTGATGAGAATATTCAGTACATAGCATCCAACGCTTTGGATAAAGCCATTAGCGACAATAAAGTTTTAAACGGTGCCATAGCAATTGTTATGGATCCAAGAAACGGCGATATTCTAGCGATGGTTTCCAAACCGGATTTTGATTTGAATAATCCCAGATCAGCACCTCCGGGAGAGAATCCGGAGACCTGGAACGGGTATTCGGCAGAGGGAGTGGAAAAACTCAGCAGAACCGTTTGGAGAAATAAATGTGTTATGGATACCTATGAACCGGGTTCAACCTTTAAAGCCATAACAACGGCTGCCGGATTGGAAGAAGGTGTGGTAACTCCCGACACAATGACAAGCGATCATACCATTAATATATCCGGACATAATATCAATTGTTGGAAACCTAATGCCCATGGTGTTGAAACTTTTAGAGAAGCAGTGTATAACTCGTGTAACCCTGCCTTTGTAAAGGTTGCGCAGGGGTTGGGAATAGAAAAATTTTACAAATATCTGAGAGCTTTTGGTTTTTTTGACAAGACTGGCATTTCACTTCCCGGGGAAGCAACCAGTATATTTCAGCCCAAATTCACTGAGATAGATATGGCTGTTGCTTCTTTCGGACAGAGATTCCAAATATCTCCCATACAGCTTATTTCGGCTTATAGTGCAATAGCAAACGGCGGTAAGCTTATGAAGCCGAGAATTGTAAAAGAACTGGTGGATGCTGACGGAAACGTAGTTGAAAAATTTGAGCCTGAGGTAGTGAGAAATGTTATATCTCAAAAAACTTCCGAGACTTTAAGGGATATATTGGAGGGGGTTGTATCGGAAGGAACCGGAAGGAATGCCTATGTAAAAGGATATAGGGTTGCCGGAAAGACCGGTACTTCAGAAACATTAAAAAAAGGTGTATATATTGCTTCTTTTGCAGGAATTGCTCCTGCTGACAATCCTGCAATATGTGTTCTTGTGGCGTTTGATAATCCAACGGGAGATTCATACTACGGTGGTGTTGTAGCAGCACCGGTGGCAGGAAAAATAATAGAAGATACGTTAAATTATTTGGGTGTTGAAAGAAGATATAATGAAAAAGATCTGGAAATGATGGCTGAAGAAGTTGTAGTTCCAGATATAAGAGATATGACGGTGGAAGAGGCTAAAAAAATTCTTAAAGAAAAAGGACTTGAATGGAAGATAGAAGGAGATAATAAAGCTAACGATGCCATTGTCAAACAGCAGACACCCAGAGCCGGTGCAAAGATTGCTAAGAACTCTGTAGTTATTACATATACTTATACTCCGGAAACTGAAAAAATGGTCAAGGTCCCGGATTTGTCAATGAAGACAGTGGATGAGGCAACCAGGGCTTTGAATGATGCAGGGCTTAATATAAAGGTAAATGGTTTAGGCAACGCCATGGCTCAAAGCGTAGAAGCCGGTGCTGAAGTGACTGTAGGCAGTGTAATTGAAGTAGAATTCAGATATCTTGATACGCATTGA
- a CDS encoding UDP-N-acetylmuramoyl-tripeptide--D-alanyl-D-alanine ligase encodes MEILKCKEIVKAVDGKLLSGSLEAEFSNITTDSRVVKNGDFFIPLVGEKFDGHDYILSSFEKGAAGCLTHRDMSGVDGKIVIKVEDTLAALRKLAAYYRQKFDIPFVGITGSVGKTSTKDMVYSVLSQKYNVLRTQGNFNNEIGVPLTVFNLESYHEAAVVEMGMSGLGEISRLTSIVRPDIAIITNIGLSHIEKLGSRQNILRAKMEILEGLKDNGLVILNGDDNLLSGLKGLLKHRTVFYGMEDGLDYQAYNISSQGEMGTSFEITIGYKDYKVHVPAPGIHNMHNALAAIAVGVELNIPVEDIIKGIGEFLPGKMRLNIIDLNGIKIINDAYNASPQSMEVAINVLKDVANSNNRTIAILGDMLELGDISVKAHRDIGKYAAMKEVSYIFTVGKKSKDILEGAIEAGMEKDRVLHFEDNAEAGKFLIDFVKPGDVLVVKGSRGMKMEEIVNLLTTEL; translated from the coding sequence ATGGAGATATTAAAATGTAAAGAAATAGTAAAAGCAGTAGACGGAAAGCTGCTCTCCGGAAGTTTGGAAGCTGAATTTTCAAATATTACAACCGATTCAAGAGTAGTGAAAAATGGAGACTTCTTTATACCGCTGGTAGGTGAAAAATTTGACGGGCATGATTATATTTTGTCTTCCTTTGAAAAGGGTGCAGCCGGCTGTTTAACTCATAGGGATATGTCCGGAGTTGACGGTAAAATTGTTATAAAAGTGGAGGATACCCTTGCGGCATTGAGAAAGTTGGCTGCCTACTACAGACAAAAGTTTGACATTCCCTTTGTCGGAATTACAGGCAGTGTGGGCAAGACCAGTACAAAAGACATGGTATATAGTGTTTTGAGCCAGAAATATAATGTACTTAGAACCCAAGGGAATTTCAACAATGAAATAGGGGTCCCGCTTACTGTTTTTAATCTGGAATCATACCATGAAGCTGCTGTGGTTGAGATGGGAATGAGCGGTCTTGGAGAGATAAGCCGGCTTACTTCCATTGTCAGGCCCGATATAGCCATTATAACCAATATAGGATTATCCCATATAGAAAAGCTTGGATCGAGACAGAATATTCTCAGAGCAAAAATGGAGATTTTAGAGGGATTAAAAGACAATGGTCTGGTAATACTAAATGGAGATGATAATTTACTCAGCGGTCTTAAAGGTCTTCTTAAGCATAGAACTGTGTTTTACGGAATGGAAGACGGTCTGGATTACCAAGCATACAATATAAGTTCCCAGGGTGAAATGGGCACAAGCTTTGAAATTACTATCGGATATAAAGATTACAAGGTACATGTTCCTGCACCGGGTATACATAATATGCACAATGCCCTTGCAGCTATTGCTGTAGGAGTTGAGTTAAATATTCCTGTAGAGGATATTATAAAAGGTATCGGTGAGTTTTTACCCGGAAAGATGCGATTGAATATAATTGATTTAAATGGAATAAAGATTATAAATGATGCTTATAATGCAAGTCCGCAATCTATGGAAGTAGCAATAAATGTACTTAAGGATGTTGCAAACAGTAATAACAGAACTATTGCGATTTTGGGCGATATGCTTGAACTTGGCGATATATCTGTAAAAGCTCATAGAGATATAGGTAAATATGCTGCTATGAAAGAAGTAAGTTATATTTTTACTGTAGGGAAAAAGAGCAAGGATATTTTGGAAGGTGCTATTGAAGCCGGAATGGAAAAGGATAGAGTGTTGCATTTTGAAGACAACGCTGAAGCCGGAAAATTTCTGATTGATTTTGTCAAACCGGGAGATGTGTTGGTGGTGAAGGGTTCTCGGGGAATGAAAATGGAGGAAATAGTTAATCTATTGACAACTGAGTTGTAG
- a CDS encoding UDP-N-acetylmuramoyl-L-alanyl-D-glutamate--2,6-diaminopimelate ligase produces MKLKDLIKNLEILDVTGDLDLEIDSIAYDSRKTKNGSLFVCIEGFKADGHKFIPQAVENGTKALLVQREVEAPEGITVVRVKDTRYALASVADVFYNHPSSKFKLVGVTGTKGKTTTTYMIKSILDVYGHKTGLIGTICNKIGDEVLPTDRTTPESLDLQELFGEMVEKKVDGVVMEVSSHALELHRVSCSEFDIGVFTNLSRDHLDFHKTFENYLAAKIKLFKMCKKGLVNIDSEYGRQVVENAECEVYTFGIDNDADIKATDIVKKQDSVEFKVHTPWFNGEIHVNIPGKFSVYNALAAIGSCALMGIPLEYIKEGLKNVTVPGRAEVVPTGTDYTIIIDYAHSPDSLENILTTVKGYAPARVISVFGCGGDRDKTKRPIMGEISGKYADFTVITSDNPRTEDPSAIIRDIEEGIKKTNAAYITIVDRREAIKYAMQIAKPKDIIVLAGKGHETYIMLNDKTIHFDEREVVREILAEMNLNA; encoded by the coding sequence ATGAAACTGAAAGACTTAATTAAAAACTTAGAAATACTTGATGTGACAGGAGATTTGGACCTGGAAATTGATAGTATTGCCTATGATTCAAGAAAAACTAAAAACGGTTCGCTTTTTGTGTGCATTGAAGGTTTCAAGGCAGACGGACATAAATTTATACCTCAGGCAGTAGAAAACGGTACAAAAGCTCTTTTGGTTCAAAGGGAAGTTGAAGCACCTGAAGGTATAACCGTTGTAAGAGTTAAGGATACAAGATACGCTTTGGCAAGTGTTGCTGACGTTTTTTATAACCATCCTTCAAGCAAGTTCAAACTGGTGGGAGTAACAGGCACAAAGGGGAAGACAACAACCACATACATGATTAAATCCATACTTGATGTATATGGACATAAGACTGGACTTATAGGAACCATATGCAATAAAATAGGCGATGAAGTCCTTCCGACCGACAGAACTACTCCCGAGAGCCTTGATCTCCAGGAACTTTTTGGAGAAATGGTGGAAAAGAAGGTGGACGGTGTAGTAATGGAGGTATCCTCCCATGCGTTAGAACTCCACCGGGTAAGCTGCAGTGAATTTGATATAGGAGTATTTACCAATTTATCAAGGGACCATTTGGATTTTCATAAAACTTTTGAGAACTACTTGGCAGCTAAAATCAAATTGTTTAAAATGTGTAAAAAGGGGCTTGTAAATATTGACAGTGAATATGGGAGACAGGTGGTGGAAAACGCAGAGTGTGAGGTATATACCTTTGGCATTGACAATGATGCCGACATAAAAGCCACTGATATTGTAAAAAAACAGGATAGTGTTGAATTCAAAGTTCACACACCTTGGTTTAACGGAGAAATACATGTAAACATTCCCGGTAAATTCAGCGTATACAATGCCCTTGCCGCTATTGGAAGCTGTGCATTAATGGGAATTCCCCTCGAGTATATTAAAGAAGGTTTGAAAAATGTAACGGTACCGGGAAGAGCAGAGGTAGTTCCTACAGGAACCGATTATACAATTATTATTGACTATGCCCATTCTCCCGACAGCCTGGAAAATATCCTTACCACAGTAAAAGGTTATGCACCGGCAAGAGTTATAAGTGTATTTGGCTGCGGTGGAGACAGGGACAAAACCAAGAGGCCCATTATGGGAGAAATATCGGGCAAATATGCGGATTTTACCGTAATTACCTCGGATAACCCGAGAACTGAAGACCCTTCTGCAATAATAAGAGATATAGAAGAAGGAATTAAAAAGACTAATGCAGCATATATAACAATTGTAGACAGAAGAGAAGCAATTAAGTATGCCATGCAAATAGCTAAACCCAAAGATATAATTGTTCTTGCAGGAAAAGGTCATGAGACTTACATAATGCTGAACGACAAAACAATACACTTTGATGAAAGGGAAGTTGTAAGGGAAATACTTGCAGAAATGAATTTGAACGCTTAG
- a CDS encoding cell division protein FtsL, which translates to MIKTDKNYIQGTAVRKLEYDVYKENKVLRQKKEQRANNKVKVKVVFAFMVLFALSGLVMYRYALITDLNYKINSKMIELNEIKNENTRLGVKIERELDLQKIQKFAEENLGMQKPDKSQCVFVKVPRSDFTTAASNNNGMDKNSNNIFKAILSKVDKFTELLY; encoded by the coding sequence ATGATAAAAACGGATAAAAACTACATACAGGGAACAGCGGTTAGAAAACTGGAGTATGATGTCTATAAAGAAAATAAAGTTTTGAGACAAAAGAAAGAGCAAAGGGCAAATAACAAGGTAAAGGTTAAAGTTGTATTTGCTTTTATGGTTTTATTTGCTTTATCCGGCCTCGTCATGTATAGATATGCATTGATAACCGATTTAAACTATAAAATCAATTCAAAAATGATTGAGTTGAATGAGATTAAGAACGAAAATACCCGATTGGGAGTTAAGATAGAGAGAGAATTGGACCTTCAGAAAATTCAAAAATTTGCAGAGGAGAATCTGGGAATGCAAAAACCGGATAAATCCCAATGTGTCTTTGTGAAGGTTCCAAGAAGTGATTTTACTACTGCCGCAAGTAATAATAATGGAATGGATAAAAATAGCAATAATATTTTTAAAGCCATATTAAGTAAGGTAGACAAGTTTACTGAGCTTCTTTACTGA
- the ftsW gene encoding putative lipid II flippase FtsW — protein MASNTSKKPFDFLLFMTVLILLCLGTIMVFSAGAPHASNNMGDTYYFIKKQLMFLPLAFLAMFVTMNIDYRTLGKWSPVFLVGSIVLLIFVLLFGTVVKGARRWIYIGPLNFQPSEIAKLSVILFFSYSLSKRKNELNSFFKGFLPYLLILGIFGVLLLLEPHLSSTIVIFGVACIILFAAGAKISHFMLLAVPAIPGLVALIIFSPYRLRRLVSFLDPFKDMQGDGYQVVQSLYAIGSGGLFGRGLGKSMQKFLYIPEPYNDFIFSILAEEMGFIGVVAVLLLFLVFIWRGVKIAVNAPDVFGSLVAIGITSLVAIQVIINVAVVTSSMPVTGMPLPLFSHGGTSLVFLMSGIGILLNISRYANYDRI, from the coding sequence ATGGCTTCAAATACATCGAAAAAACCTTTTGACTTTCTGTTATTTATGACAGTGCTGATACTGCTGTGTTTGGGGACTATAATGGTTTTCAGTGCTGGTGCACCTCATGCTAGTAATAATATGGGCGATACTTACTATTTTATAAAGAAACAGTTAATGTTTTTGCCTTTGGCTTTTCTTGCAATGTTTGTTACCATGAATATTGACTATAGGACACTTGGTAAGTGGTCTCCAGTTTTTTTAGTGGGAAGTATTGTACTTCTTATATTTGTGCTTTTATTCGGAACGGTAGTAAAAGGTGCAAGAAGATGGATCTACATTGGACCTTTGAATTTCCAACCATCAGAAATAGCAAAGTTATCTGTTATACTGTTCTTTTCCTATAGCCTTTCCAAAAGAAAGAATGAACTAAATTCCTTTTTTAAAGGCTTTTTACCTTACCTTTTGATTTTGGGAATTTTTGGTGTGCTTCTCCTTTTAGAGCCTCACCTTAGTAGTACTATTGTTATATTTGGTGTGGCTTGTATAATTCTGTTTGCAGCAGGAGCTAAGATAAGTCATTTTATGCTGTTGGCGGTTCCAGCGATACCTGGTTTGGTAGCGTTGATAATTTTTTCTCCTTATAGGTTAAGAAGGTTGGTATCATTTCTTGATCCCTTTAAAGACATGCAAGGCGATGGCTATCAGGTTGTTCAGTCTCTATATGCCATAGGGTCCGGTGGACTGTTCGGCAGGGGATTGGGAAAGAGTATGCAGAAGTTTCTCTATATACCGGAACCGTATAACGATTTTATTTTTTCAATTCTGGCAGAAGAAATGGGATTTATTGGAGTTGTAGCTGTTCTCTTGCTGTTTCTTGTGTTTATTTGGAGAGGTGTAAAAATAGCAGTGAATGCTCCCGATGTTTTTGGCAGTCTGGTTGCTATAGGGATTACTTCTCTTGTAGCTATACAGGTTATTATAAATGTTGCAGTGGTTACTTCTTCAATGCCTGTTACGGGAATGCCTTTGCCTCTATTTAGCCATGGCGGAACGTCACTGGTATTTTTGATGAGTGGAATAGGAATACTTCTTAATATTTCGAGATATGCCAACTATGATAGAATTTGA
- a CDS encoding UDP-N-acetylglucosamine 1-carboxyvinyltransferase, giving the protein MSKLVVTGGQKLKGEITVEGAKNAVLPILAATVLNGGVSRIKNCPRLSDVQIMLEILKKIGCKVSFEGDTVTVDSSTINSTDIPEDLAVEMRSSIIFMGPILSRFKKVTISYPGGCFFLLAH; this is encoded by the coding sequence ATGAGTAAACTGGTTGTTACGGGCGGGCAGAAACTGAAAGGCGAAATAACGGTTGAAGGTGCTAAAAATGCTGTATTGCCCATACTGGCTGCTACTGTTTTAAACGGTGGTGTAAGCAGAATAAAGAATTGTCCGAGGTTAAGTGATGTTCAAATAATGCTGGAGATCTTGAAGAAAATCGGGTGCAAAGTTAGCTTTGAAGGGGATACGGTTACCGTAGATTCTTCAACGATAAACAGCACTGATATACCGGAAGATCTCGCAGTGGAAATGAGATCTTCAATTATTTTTATGGGTCCTATACTGTCGAGGTTTAAAAAAGTTACTATTAGCTACCCAGGTGGGTGTTTTTTTTTATTGGCACATTGA